A single window of Liolophura sinensis isolate JHLJ2023 chromosome 6, CUHK_Ljap_v2, whole genome shotgun sequence DNA harbors:
- the LOC135467256 gene encoding potassium voltage-gated channel protein Shaw-like, with amino-acid sequence MVNIPYVVHSRQTSFELIIIFYRDNRGRVVSVLVLRNDTGAYHRCDRSEFFLNRQELEVFQQRADGWGLKKAKMSSEEATHARNSLAPKLSMAPGRRHDNRVVINVGGNRFETYKSTLKNIPDTRLSWLTETSAHNPDYDPVSGEYFFDRHAGVFSMILNYYRTGKLHTPNDVCGPMFEEELAFWGIDEKQIEPCCWMSYSTHREAQETLAEFDGGDLDQQDDDFDDEDIAQRFGIQEGEGPKRMSLWEKWQPKIWTLVEEPYSSRAAEVLALASVVFVVLSITEFCMETHILFRETTDTNTTMTEDWTVSQINNESEPKLYLSVMEYICISFFTLELTIRFIFSPSKLEYIKQPLNWVDFLSVIPFYVTISVDDSLKKSTGVQFLRAMRLIRIFRILKLTRHVSGLKVLVHTVKASAKELLLLILVLFIGVLIFACLIYFVEQVDEHEKNSFKDIPRGFWWAIVTMTTLGYGDMYPRTALGYLVGAMCALCGVLMLALPVPVVVSNFTLYYSHVQARLKLPKKPRRVLVGAADALKTQTAVGESFDSQGGQSPQGSIGSLKSMGKEDSSESAVGSFDSGIRSSSSAGSDSTGISVIFTDEIAQSSPIRVKTPPKNVTKKPPPPRRQSLMPGNTSNNSRRGSQSNGRRDSNHRKASTNRSHRRRSIMPEMTEVDID; translated from the exons ATGGTCAACATTCCGTACGTGGTTCACTCACGCCAGACATCATTCGAACTAATCATAATCTTCTATCGGGACAACCgaggccgagtggttagcgtgctggtgctgcgcaatgacacaggagcctatCACCGATGCGATCGCTCTGAGTTCTTCCTCAACCGTCAGGAGttggaggtcttccagcaacgtgcagatggtt GGGGACTTAAAAAGGCCAAGATGTCTTCGGAGGAGGCGACGCATGCCCGAAACTCCCTGGCGCCCAAACTGTCGATGGCGCCAGGGCGTAGACACGACAACCGGGTTGTCATCAATGTGGGTGGGAACCGGTTTGAAACTTACAAATCTACCCTGAAGAACATTCCGGACACGCGGCTCTCCTGGCTAACGGAGACCTCAGCCCACAACCCGGATTATGACCCAGTCTCCGGGGAATACTTTTTTGACCGCCACGCAGGCGTGTTCAGCATGATACTAAACTACTACCGGACGGGGAAATTGCACACCCCGAATGATGTGTGCGGGCCCATGTTTGAGGAAGAGTTGGCGTTTTGGGGTATCGATGAAAAACAGATTGAGCCGTGTTGCTGGATGTCCTATAGCACACATCGTGAGGCCCAAGAGACTCTAGCAGAATTTGACGGTGGAGATTTAGATCAACAAGACGATGACTTTGATGACGAGGATATCGCACAAAGGTTTGGAATACAGGAAGGCGAAGGACCGAAGCGGATGTCACTTTGGGAAAAATGGCAGCCGAAGATTTGGACTCTGGTAGAAGAACCTTACTCTTCCCGGGCGGCTGAG GTTCTAGCCCTGGCCTCCGTCGTTTTTGTGGTCCTTTCAATCACGGAATTTTGTATGGAAACTCACATCTTGTTCAGAGAAACCACTGATACCAACACTACCATGACTGAAGACTGGACAGTCAGCCAAATCAACAACGAGTCAGAGCCAAAACTCTATCTGAGTGTCATGGAGTATATTTGCATATCATTCTTCACACTGGAATTGACTATCAGGTTTATCTTCAGTCCAAGCAAACTGGAATACATCAAACAGCCGTTGAATTGGGTGGACTTTCTATCAGTGATCCCCTTTTACGTGACGATTTCTGTCGATGACTCTCTCAAAAAGTCCACCGGCGTGCAGTTCCTGAGGGCCATGCGCCTCATTCGTATCTTCCGTATCCTAAAACTGACCCGTCACGTGAGCGGGCTTAAAGTTCTTGTACATACTGTGAAGGCCAGTGCCAAGGAGCTTCTGCTCCTAATTCTCGTCTTATTTATCGGAGTTTTGATATTCGCCTGTTTAATCTATTTCGTCGAGCAGGTGGACGAGCACGAGAAAAACTCTTTTAAGGACATTCCGCGGGGTTTCTGGTGGGCTATTGTGACAATGACCACCCTGGGGTACGGGGACATGTACCCACGGACTGCTCTGGGATACCTGGTCGGTGCTATGTGCGCCTTGTGCGGTGTCTTGATGCTAGCCCTTCCAGTCCCTGTTGTGGTCAGTAACTTTACCCTCTACTACTCACATGTTCAGGCTAGGTTGAAGTTACCGAAGAAGCCGCGGCGTGTGCTGGTGGGGGCGGCAGATGCCTTGAAGACTCAGACTGCTGTTGGGGAGAGCTTTGACAGCCAGGGTGGTCAATCACCACAGGGCAGTATAGGGTCACTCAAATCCATGGGCAAAGAGGATAGTTCAGAAAGTGCTGTGGGTAGTTTCGACAGCGGTATCCGCTCTA GTTCGAGTGCAGGAAGTGATTCGACAGGCATTAGTGTGATATTTACTGACGAAATTGCCCAGTCGTCCCCAATCCGGGTGAAAACGCCACCAAAAAATGTGACTAAGAAACCGCCGCCACCGAGACGCCAAAGTTTGATGCCAGGAAATACATCTAATAACTCTAGGAGAG